A genomic window from Hippocampus zosterae strain Florida chromosome 13, ASM2543408v3, whole genome shotgun sequence includes:
- the alg13 gene encoding putative bifunctional UDP-N-acetylglucosamine transferase and deubiquitinase ALG13 isoform X4: MSILVCSSSSLSELVFFGRVEQPPRRRCWSRGSLAQIKLRRAAFGALGRRRLGGMQKGLKKYFVNMDDYLASLGLYRKMVARDASSLFRAVSEQLYYSQNYHHTIRQACADFMRANACVFEPFVEGSFDKYLERLEDPKETVGQVEIKALSQLYRRRFLIYRYPGKAATLISEDDFVDKVTLSCSINGHYDIVYPRSYPASAGLCQAIVYELLYTKVFACEEAELSQAVEAFRVGGRRYRNSLSACSDVDFGYDVAEDRGAFPHAREEAEPGEEKLRVWSDDVKPGSEAPPPGRLSLPYKVLKSLDGDVYRNVEFDVWQDTCKEMQKTDYMVFAGRQYFLGDKCQVRLEPKGKYFNAFIQEVGTHSAAVTVFIEELGEKHLVPVADVKAVNPVPAWNASAPPRKGDLDGDARGHQRHQRHRYFRKSRGGVAAVVKGAELAVSVPPSSYGGPPPAPLPPRFHPRPAPPPAGAVPYDPFAPPHHHHHQQQQQHGHALTAARPARYGATSSSSRLVNRHLIGPQLTYYPPTRRYYDDDGYAFRSRRSRRHLSAALAKGCAYFNEDDAADPSAEMDGAVAYYHLDDAKREVFAAAPPAASAAAPPPPSVSYRVQGDSGGPVPLAPVCSSEEEQDDANAVGDRDFTEDFMSARRDVGYRTPSVYAAERPAAQEQEEGGVAESPPRVEMTFSYTQQAVKPIPVISSSPTSSSSSSPLSSSRVPAAAHTPAAAHAQPRSVAMAIPATPWLVNELGEGLCSVVAPPPYSYDPSGGDLPRDCRVLQYYFNLGVQWYHQSCWQQQQTVAPYAPTYTPDAAYTYQHCPPYLGQDAPPHCESVEAQADAHGGGPAHPPEGSSLGAPPGASLYPEQMALPSVLHLPYEAPPPTAYLSSAPLPPLGHSAHHHPYHTHHHACAPASAHWGGHASRVYCPAPNAAHVVGLVAAPPAHFIPPSA; this comes from the exons ATGTCTATTTTGGTTTGCTCGTCAAGTAGTTTGAGTGAGTTAGTTTTCTTTGGTCGcgtcgagcagccgccccgccgcagGTGTTGGAGCCGCGGCTCGTTAGCGCAAATCAAGTTGAGGCGGGCGGCATTTGGCGCGCTTGGTCGACGGCGACTTGGCGGGATGCAAAAAGGCCTCAAGAAGTATTTCGTCAACATGGACGACTACCTGGCCAGCCTCGGCCTCTACCGCAAGATGGTCGCCAGGGACGCGTCGAGCCTCTTCCGGGCCGTCTCCGAGCAG TTGTACTACTCTCAGAACTACCACCACACCATTCGTCAGGCGTGTGCCGATTTCATGCGGGCCAACGCGTGCGTCTTCGAgccg tttGTGGAAGGCTCATTTGACAAGTATCTGGAGCGCCTGGAGGACCCCAAG gagACGGTGGGTCAGGTGGAGATCAAGGCTCTGTCTCAGCTTTACAG GCGCCGCTTCCTGATCTATCGTTATCCCGGGAAAGCCGCCACCCTCATCTCGGAGGACGACTTTGTGGACAAGGTCACGCTGTCCTGCTCCATCAACGGTCACTATGACATCGTGTACCCCAGGAGCTACCCCGCCTCCGCCGGCCTCTGCCAGG CCATCGTGTACGAGCTGCTCTATACGAAGGTGTTCGCTTGTGAGGAGGCGGAGCTCTCTCAGGCCGTGGAGGCGTTCAGGGTGGGAGGTCGTCGCTATAGAAACAGCCTGTCGGCGTGCAGCGACGTCGACTTTGGCTACGACGTCGCCGAGGACAGGGGCGCCTTTCCTCACGCTAGGGAGGAGGCGGAGCCTGGAGAGGAGAAGCTTCGAGTGTGGAGCGATGACGTCAAG CCGGGTTCCGAAGCTCCGCCCCCCGGCAGGCTGTCTCTACCGTACAAGGTGCTGAAGTCGCTGGACGGCGACGTTTACCGAAATGTCGAGTTTGACGTCTGGCAGGACACCTGCAAAG AGATGCAGAAGACGGACTATATGGTGTTTGCCGGACGACAGTACTTCCTGGGGGACAAATGTCAG GTGCGTCTGGAGCCCAAAGGCAAGTATTTCAACGCCTTCATCCAGGAAGTGGGAACGCACTCAGCCGctgtcaccgtcttcattgAAGAACTGGGAGAGAa ACATTTGGTTCCCGTTGCCGATGTGAAAGCCGTCAATCCGGTTCCGGCCTGGAACGCGTCGGCTCCGCCCCGCAAAGGGGACCTGG ACGGCGATGCGCGAGGTCACCAGCGCCATCAGCGTCATCGTTACTTTAGGAAGTCACGAGGTGGCGTCGCTGCTGTCGTCAAGGGGGCGGAGTTGGCGGTGTCGGTCCCGCCCTCCTCCTACGGCGGCCCGCCCCCCGCGCCGCTCCCGCCGCGCTTCCACCCCCGGCCGGCCCCGCCCCCCGCCGGAGCTGTGCCTTATGACCCCTTCGCTCCcccgcaccaccaccaccaccagcagcagcagcaacatggCCACGCCCTCACCGCCGCCAGACCGGCCAGATACGGCGCCACCAG CTCCAGCAGCCGTTTGGTGAACCGCCACCTGATTGGTCCCCAGCTGACTTATTACCCTCCCACCAGGCGTTACTACGACGACGACGGCTACGCTTTCAGGTCCCG TCGCAGTCGGCGCCACCTGTCGGCGGCGCTCGCCAAAGGCTGCGCCTACTTCAACGAGGACGACGCGGCCGACCCGTCGGCGGAGATGGACGGCGCCGTGGCGTACTACCACCTGGACGACGCCAAGCGCGAGGTTTTCGCCGCGGCGCCTCCcgcggcgagcgcggcggccccgccccctccgtcCGTCTCCTATCGGGTCCAGGGCGACTCGGGCGGGCCCGTCCCGCTCGCCCCCGTGTGTTCGTCCGAAGAAGAGCAGGACGACGCCAACGCCGTCGGCGACCGGG ACTTCACGGAGGACTTCATGTCGGCCCGTCGGG ACGTCGGCTACCGGACACCGAGCGTCTACGCCGCCGAGAGGCCCGCCGCGCAG GAGCAGGAGGAAGGGGGCGTGGCCGAGTCACCTCCCCGAGTTGAGATGACCTTCAGCTACACACAGCAA gcgGTGAAGCCAATCCCAGTGATTTCTTCCTCGCCgacgtcctcctcttcctcctcacccTTGTCTTCATCGCGCGTACCCGCCGCCGCTCAtacgccggcggcggcgcacgCCCAACCCCGGTCGG tTGCTATGGCGATCCCAGCCACCCCCTGGTTGGTGAATGAATTGGGGGAGGGTCTGTGCTCAGTGGTGGCCCCGCCTCCTTACTCCTACGACCCCAGCGGCGGCGACCTACCCAGAG ACTGTCGGGTGCTGCAGTACTACTTCAATCTTGGAGtgcag TGGTACCATCAGAGTTgctggcagcagcagcagacggTGGCGCCATACGCCCCCACGTACACCCCCGACGCCGCCTACACCTACCAGCACTGCCCCCCCTACCTCGGCCAGGATGCCCCCCCGCACTGCGAAAGCGTGGAGGCTCAAGCGGACGCGCACGGCGGCG GCCCCGCCCATCCACCGGAAGGCTCCTCCCTGGGCGCGCCCCCGGGCGCCTCGTTGTACCCGGAGCAGATGGCCCTCCCCTCCGTGCTGCACCTGCCGTACGAAGCTCCGCCCCCGACCGCCTACCTGTCATCCGCCCCGCTCCCTCCTCTGGGTCACTCCGCCCATCATCACCCTTACCACACCCACCACCACGCCTGCGCGCCGGCCTCGGCGCACTGGGGAGGACACGCCTCGCGGGTCTACTGCCCCGCCCCCAATGCCGCCCACGTGGTGGGTTTAGTGGCGGCTCCGCCCGCGCACTTTATCCCACCTAGCGCCTGA
- the alg13 gene encoding putative bifunctional UDP-N-acetylglucosamine transferase and deubiquitinase ALG13 isoform X3 yields the protein MSILVCSSSSLSELVFFGRVEQPPRRRCWSRGSLAQIKLRRAAFGALGRRRLGGMQKGLKKYFVNMDDYLASLGLYRKMVARDASSLFRAVSEQLYYSQNYHHTIRQACADFMRANACVFEPFVEGSFDKYLERLEDPKETVGQVEIKALSQLYRRRFLIYRYPGKAATLISEDDFVDKVTLSCSINGHYDIVYPRSYPASAGLCQAIVYELLYTKVFACEEAELSQAVEAFRVGGRRYRNSLSACSDVDFGYDVAEDRGAFPHAREEAEPGEEKLRVWSDDVKPGSEAPPPGRLSLPYKVLKSLDGDVYRNVEFDVWQDTCKEMQKTDYMVFAGRQYFLGDKCQVRLEPKGKYFNAFIQEVGTHSAAVTVFIEELGEKHLVPVADVKAVNPVPAWNASAPPRKGDLDGDARGHQRHQRHRYFRKSRGGVAAVVKGAELAVSVPPSSYGGPPPAPLPPRFHPRPAPPPAGAVPYDPFAPPHHHHHQQQQQHGHALTAARPARYGATRSSSSRLVNRHLIGPQLTYYPPTRRYYDDDGYAFRSRRSRRHLSAALAKGCAYFNEDDAADPSAEMDGAVAYYHLDDAKREVFAAAPPAASAAAPPPPSVSYRVQGDSGGPVPLAPVCSSEEEQDDANAVGDRDFTEDFMSARRDVGYRTPSVYAAERPAAQEQEEGGVAESPPRVEMTFSYTQQAVKPIPVISSSPTSSSSSSPLSSSRVPAAAHTPAAAHAQPRSVAMAIPATPWLVNELGEGLCSVVAPPPYSYDPSGGDLPRDCRVLQYYFNLGVQWYHQSCWQQQQTVAPYAPTYTPDAAYTYQHCPPYLGQDAPPHCESVEAQADAHGGGPAHPPEGSSLGAPPGASLYPEQMALPSVLHLPYEAPPPTAYLSSAPLPPLGHSAHHHPYHTHHHACAPASAHWGGHASRVYCPAPNAAHVVGLVAAPPAHFIPPSA from the exons ATGTCTATTTTGGTTTGCTCGTCAAGTAGTTTGAGTGAGTTAGTTTTCTTTGGTCGcgtcgagcagccgccccgccgcagGTGTTGGAGCCGCGGCTCGTTAGCGCAAATCAAGTTGAGGCGGGCGGCATTTGGCGCGCTTGGTCGACGGCGACTTGGCGGGATGCAAAAAGGCCTCAAGAAGTATTTCGTCAACATGGACGACTACCTGGCCAGCCTCGGCCTCTACCGCAAGATGGTCGCCAGGGACGCGTCGAGCCTCTTCCGGGCCGTCTCCGAGCAG TTGTACTACTCTCAGAACTACCACCACACCATTCGTCAGGCGTGTGCCGATTTCATGCGGGCCAACGCGTGCGTCTTCGAgccg tttGTGGAAGGCTCATTTGACAAGTATCTGGAGCGCCTGGAGGACCCCAAG gagACGGTGGGTCAGGTGGAGATCAAGGCTCTGTCTCAGCTTTACAG GCGCCGCTTCCTGATCTATCGTTATCCCGGGAAAGCCGCCACCCTCATCTCGGAGGACGACTTTGTGGACAAGGTCACGCTGTCCTGCTCCATCAACGGTCACTATGACATCGTGTACCCCAGGAGCTACCCCGCCTCCGCCGGCCTCTGCCAGG CCATCGTGTACGAGCTGCTCTATACGAAGGTGTTCGCTTGTGAGGAGGCGGAGCTCTCTCAGGCCGTGGAGGCGTTCAGGGTGGGAGGTCGTCGCTATAGAAACAGCCTGTCGGCGTGCAGCGACGTCGACTTTGGCTACGACGTCGCCGAGGACAGGGGCGCCTTTCCTCACGCTAGGGAGGAGGCGGAGCCTGGAGAGGAGAAGCTTCGAGTGTGGAGCGATGACGTCAAG CCGGGTTCCGAAGCTCCGCCCCCCGGCAGGCTGTCTCTACCGTACAAGGTGCTGAAGTCGCTGGACGGCGACGTTTACCGAAATGTCGAGTTTGACGTCTGGCAGGACACCTGCAAAG AGATGCAGAAGACGGACTATATGGTGTTTGCCGGACGACAGTACTTCCTGGGGGACAAATGTCAG GTGCGTCTGGAGCCCAAAGGCAAGTATTTCAACGCCTTCATCCAGGAAGTGGGAACGCACTCAGCCGctgtcaccgtcttcattgAAGAACTGGGAGAGAa ACATTTGGTTCCCGTTGCCGATGTGAAAGCCGTCAATCCGGTTCCGGCCTGGAACGCGTCGGCTCCGCCCCGCAAAGGGGACCTGG ACGGCGATGCGCGAGGTCACCAGCGCCATCAGCGTCATCGTTACTTTAGGAAGTCACGAGGTGGCGTCGCTGCTGTCGTCAAGGGGGCGGAGTTGGCGGTGTCGGTCCCGCCCTCCTCCTACGGCGGCCCGCCCCCCGCGCCGCTCCCGCCGCGCTTCCACCCCCGGCCGGCCCCGCCCCCCGCCGGAGCTGTGCCTTATGACCCCTTCGCTCCcccgcaccaccaccaccaccagcagcagcagcaacatggCCACGCCCTCACCGCCGCCAGACCGGCCAGATACGGCGCCACCAG AAGCTCCAGCAGCCGTTTGGTGAACCGCCACCTGATTGGTCCCCAGCTGACTTATTACCCTCCCACCAGGCGTTACTACGACGACGACGGCTACGCTTTCAGGTCCCG TCGCAGTCGGCGCCACCTGTCGGCGGCGCTCGCCAAAGGCTGCGCCTACTTCAACGAGGACGACGCGGCCGACCCGTCGGCGGAGATGGACGGCGCCGTGGCGTACTACCACCTGGACGACGCCAAGCGCGAGGTTTTCGCCGCGGCGCCTCCcgcggcgagcgcggcggccccgccccctccgtcCGTCTCCTATCGGGTCCAGGGCGACTCGGGCGGGCCCGTCCCGCTCGCCCCCGTGTGTTCGTCCGAAGAAGAGCAGGACGACGCCAACGCCGTCGGCGACCGGG ACTTCACGGAGGACTTCATGTCGGCCCGTCGGG ACGTCGGCTACCGGACACCGAGCGTCTACGCCGCCGAGAGGCCCGCCGCGCAG GAGCAGGAGGAAGGGGGCGTGGCCGAGTCACCTCCCCGAGTTGAGATGACCTTCAGCTACACACAGCAA gcgGTGAAGCCAATCCCAGTGATTTCTTCCTCGCCgacgtcctcctcttcctcctcacccTTGTCTTCATCGCGCGTACCCGCCGCCGCTCAtacgccggcggcggcgcacgCCCAACCCCGGTCGG tTGCTATGGCGATCCCAGCCACCCCCTGGTTGGTGAATGAATTGGGGGAGGGTCTGTGCTCAGTGGTGGCCCCGCCTCCTTACTCCTACGACCCCAGCGGCGGCGACCTACCCAGAG ACTGTCGGGTGCTGCAGTACTACTTCAATCTTGGAGtgcag TGGTACCATCAGAGTTgctggcagcagcagcagacggTGGCGCCATACGCCCCCACGTACACCCCCGACGCCGCCTACACCTACCAGCACTGCCCCCCCTACCTCGGCCAGGATGCCCCCCCGCACTGCGAAAGCGTGGAGGCTCAAGCGGACGCGCACGGCGGCG GCCCCGCCCATCCACCGGAAGGCTCCTCCCTGGGCGCGCCCCCGGGCGCCTCGTTGTACCCGGAGCAGATGGCCCTCCCCTCCGTGCTGCACCTGCCGTACGAAGCTCCGCCCCCGACCGCCTACCTGTCATCCGCCCCGCTCCCTCCTCTGGGTCACTCCGCCCATCATCACCCTTACCACACCCACCACCACGCCTGCGCGCCGGCCTCGGCGCACTGGGGAGGACACGCCTCGCGGGTCTACTGCCCCGCCCCCAATGCCGCCCACGTGGTGGGTTTAGTGGCGGCTCCGCCCGCGCACTTTATCCCACCTAGCGCCTGA